From Aliarcobacter butzleri, the proteins below share one genomic window:
- a CDS encoding transporter substrate-binding domain-containing protein produces MQKVVILLIILLNILIANENEINLTPEEKDYLKNKNITMCVDPDWEPFEKINEDGEHEGIAADIISLIATKLGIKIKLIPTKNWDESIKYSKEKKCDILSFLNETPQRKEWLIFTQAIFEDPNVIIGRIENDEIKDFSKLKGNTIAIPKNTAMLEFFNKDFPNLKIIPVETENEAFKLVEQKKVDFTIRSLIIAAYTIKKDTFFNLKILSQPIKYKNVLKIGVLKEETLLHTILNKAIKTISKKEQDKILNEHISIKIPSESQYLSYLIYIIIFIILVATIIILWNYQLRKRITEEIAKNSLQQELMFKQNKQAELGNLIGNISHQWRDSLTKIGYINLNLRARILQNKEISKEFLDKSTLEIEESLDFMSETMQNFLDYYKPSSNILQFEVYDSMKSALSIIDTKIKYSNLEIIFSGDFNVKIEGIRNEWMQVWINLIINTINISKIREIKNPQILINIKEEEIEFKDNCGKIEELILKEIKEEKYRGIGIKMAKEIAIKNSKKMIVSNSDEGAIFKFIKNQV; encoded by the coding sequence ATGCAAAAAGTTGTAATACTATTAATAATATTATTAAATATACTAATAGCTAATGAAAATGAAATCAATTTAACACCAGAAGAAAAAGATTACTTAAAAAATAAAAATATTACAATGTGTGTTGATCCTGATTGGGAACCATTTGAAAAAATAAATGAAGATGGTGAACATGAAGGAATAGCAGCTGACATCATATCATTAATAGCAACAAAATTAGGAATAAAAATAAAATTAATTCCAACAAAGAATTGGGATGAAAGTATAAAATATTCAAAAGAAAAGAAATGTGATATTTTAAGCTTCTTAAATGAAACTCCTCAAAGAAAAGAGTGGTTAATTTTCACTCAAGCAATTTTTGAAGACCCAAATGTTATTATAGGTAGAATTGAAAATGATGAAATCAAAGATTTTTCAAAACTTAAAGGCAATACAATCGCTATTCCTAAAAATACAGCAATGTTAGAATTTTTTAATAAAGATTTTCCTAATTTAAAAATTATTCCTGTTGAAACAGAAAATGAAGCTTTTAAATTAGTAGAACAAAAAAAAGTTGATTTTACAATTCGTTCTTTAATAATCGCAGCATATACAATAAAAAAAGATACTTTTTTTAATTTAAAAATACTTTCGCAGCCTATAAAATATAAAAACGTACTTAAAATTGGTGTTTTAAAAGAAGAAACACTTTTACATACTATCTTAAATAAAGCAATAAAAACTATATCAAAAAAAGAACAAGATAAAATACTTAATGAACATATTTCTATAAAAATTCCTTCAGAATCTCAATATTTATCTTATTTAATTTATATCATAATTTTTATTATTCTAGTAGCTACAATCATTATATTATGGAATTATCAATTAAGAAAAAGAATAACAGAAGAAATTGCAAAAAACTCTTTACAACAAGAATTGATGTTTAAGCAAAATAAGCAAGCAGAACTTGGAAATTTAATCGGAAATATCTCTCATCAATGGAGAGATTCTTTAACGAAAATTGGTTATATAAACTTAAATTTAAGAGCTAGAATCTTGCAAAATAAAGAGATATCAAAAGAGTTTCTTGATAAAAGTACTTTAGAAATTGAAGAAAGTTTGGATTTTATGTCTGAAACTATGCAAAATTTCTTGGATTACTATAAACCTTCTTCAAATATTTTACAATTTGAAGTATATGACTCAATGAAAAGTGCTTTAAGTATCATTGATACAAAAATAAAATATAGCAATTTGGAGATAATCTTCAGTGGTGATTTTAATGTAAAAATAGAAGGTATAAGAAATGAATGGATGCAAGTTTGGATAAATCTAATAATAAATACTATTAACATATCAAAAATAAGAGAGATTAAAAATCCCCAAATTTTAATTAACATAAAAGAAGAAGAGATAGAATTTAAAGATAACTGTGGAAAAATAGAAGAACTAATATTAAAAGAGATAAAAGAAGAAAAATATAGAGGAATTGGTATAAAAATGGCTAAAGAAATAGCTATTAAAAATAGTAAAAAGATGATAGTATCAAATAGTGATGAAGGTGCAATTTTCAAATTTATAAAAAATCAAGTCTAA
- a CDS encoding type II toxin-antitoxin system antitoxin SocA domain-containing protein, with protein sequence MNIDMTKVANIILYMLHKQVKQLNDKKILIMLFLIDYNHLNFCGKKITKDKYKKSARYPEAVILSELFDIIANSEDLEEDDERIYLIQELFDYLDIEIKEKENFIELNFIKLPDEDFDESTFSKDEMKTIHKIVSLYKDFSSRNLANECFKIEEVRKTPKDEIII encoded by the coding sequence TTGAACATAGATATGACAAAAGTAGCAAATATTATTTTATACATGCTACATAAACAAGTAAAACAACTTAATGATAAAAAAATATTAATTATGCTTTTTTTGATAGATTATAATCACTTAAATTTTTGTGGTAAAAAGATTACAAAGGACAAATATAAAAAAAGTGCAAGATACCCTGAAGCAGTTATTTTAAGTGAGCTTTTTGATATTATTGCAAATAGTGAAGATTTAGAAGAAGATGATGAAAGAATCTATTTAATTCAAGAATTATTTGATTATTTAGATATTGAAATTAAAGAAAAAGAGAATTTTATAGAATTAAACTTTATAAAACTTCCAGATGAAGATTTTGATGAATCGACATTTTCTAAAGATGAGATGAAAACTATTCATAAAATCGTTTCTTTATATAAAGATTTTAGTAGTAGAAATCTAGCAAATGAATGTTTTAAAATAGAAGAAGTAAGAAAAACACCAAAAGATGAAATAATAATATAA
- the guaB gene encoding IMP dehydrogenase: MRIKKRALTFDDVLLVPAKSEVLPKEVCIKTKLTKKIELNVPFISAAMDTVTEYQAAIAMARLGGIGIIHKNMDIESQVLQCQKVKKSESGMIIDPITIKPEQTLQDAEDIMATYKISGVPVVDDNGILVGILTNRDMRFTKDYRFKASEKMTKMPLVTAKEGTTLDEAAEVMHQNKIEKLPIVNDNNKLIGLITIKDINKKREYPNACKDEFGRLRVGAAIGVNQLDRARALVAVGVDVLVLDSAHGHSKGILDTVKAIKAEMNVQLIAGNVATAEATADLIKAGADAVKVGIGPGSICTTRIVAGVGVPQISAIDECAAEGAKTGTPIIADGGIKYSGDVAKALAVGASAVMMGSALAGTDESPGEVVLYQGRKFKTYRGMGSIGAMTKGSTDRYFQEGTAADKLVPEGIEGRVAYRGSIADIIHQMVGGLRSSMGYLGSKDIPTFQERAEFVEITSAGLKESHVHDVTITNEAPNYHI; encoded by the coding sequence ATGAGAATTAAAAAAAGAGCGTTAACTTTCGATGATGTGCTTTTGGTACCTGCAAAATCAGAAGTTTTACCAAAAGAAGTTTGTATTAAAACAAAATTAACAAAAAAAATAGAGTTAAATGTACCATTTATAAGTGCTGCTATGGATACTGTAACTGAATATCAAGCTGCTATTGCAATGGCTAGACTTGGAGGAATTGGAATAATTCATAAAAATATGGATATTGAATCTCAAGTATTACAATGTCAAAAAGTAAAAAAATCTGAATCTGGTATGATTATTGACCCAATTACAATTAAACCTGAACAAACATTACAAGATGCAGAAGATATTATGGCTACATATAAAATTTCAGGTGTTCCTGTAGTTGATGATAATGGTATTTTAGTTGGTATTTTAACAAATAGAGATATGAGATTTACAAAAGATTATAGATTTAAAGCTAGTGAAAAAATGACTAAAATGCCTTTAGTAACAGCAAAAGAAGGAACAACTTTAGATGAAGCTGCTGAAGTTATGCACCAAAATAAAATTGAAAAATTACCAATAGTTAATGATAATAATAAATTAATTGGTCTTATTACAATTAAAGATATAAATAAAAAAAGAGAATATCCAAATGCATGTAAAGATGAATTTGGAAGACTTAGAGTTGGAGCAGCTATTGGTGTAAATCAACTTGATAGAGCAAGAGCTTTAGTTGCTGTTGGAGTTGATGTTTTAGTTTTAGATTCAGCTCATGGACATTCAAAAGGTATTTTAGATACGGTAAAGGCAATTAAAGCTGAAATGAATGTTCAACTAATAGCTGGAAATGTTGCAACAGCTGAAGCAACTGCTGATTTAATAAAAGCTGGTGCTGATGCAGTTAAAGTTGGAATAGGACCTGGAAGTATTTGTACAACTAGAATTGTAGCAGGTGTTGGTGTTCCACAAATTTCTGCTATTGATGAATGTGCAGCTGAAGGTGCAAAAACTGGTACACCGATTATTGCAGATGGTGGAATTAAATATTCTGGTGATGTTGCAAAAGCATTAGCTGTTGGAGCAAGTGCAGTTATGATGGGAAGCGCTCTTGCAGGAACTGACGAAAGTCCAGGGGAAGTTGTTTTATATCAAGGAAGAAAATTTAAAACTTATAGAGGAATGGGTTCAATTGGAGCTATGACAAAAGGAAGTACAGATAGATATTTCCAAGAAGGAACAGCAGCTGATAAACTTGTACCAGAAGGAATTGAAGGAAGAGTTGCTTATAGAGGAAGCATCGCAGATATTATTCACCAAATGGTTGGAGGACTTAGAAGTTCTATGGGATATTTAGGTTCAAAAGATATTCCAACATTTCAAGAAAGAGCAGAATTTGTAGAAATTACAAGTGCAGGATTAAAAGAATCTCATGTTCATGATGTAACAATCACAAACGAAGCTCCTAACTATCATATCTAA
- the rplQ gene encoding 50S ribosomal protein L17 — MRHKHGYRKLSRTSSHRKALLKNLAIAIIEREKIETTVPKAKELKRYIERLVTVARNADFNTHRQVFAALQSKEATKKLINEIAPKYEGRNGGYTSIVKTRIRKGDATPMAFISFI, encoded by the coding sequence ATGAGACATAAGCATGGATATAGAAAGTTAAGTAGAACTTCTTCTCATAGAAAAGCATTGTTAAAAAATCTAGCAATTGCAATTATCGAAAGAGAAAAAATTGAGACAACTGTACCAAAAGCAAAAGAGCTAAAAAGATATATTGAAAGATTAGTAACTGTTGCTAGAAATGCAGATTTTAATACTCATAGACAAGTATTTGCTGCATTACAGTCAAAAGAAGCTACAAAAAAACTTATTAATGAAATCGCACCAAAATACGAAGGTAGAAATGGTGGATATACTTCTATAGTTAAAACAAGAATTAGAAAAGGTGATGCTACGCCTATGGCATTCATCTCTTTCATCTAA
- a CDS encoding cupin domain-containing protein, whose translation MKTVKEIVKDKNYTAIDLGNLDELMEYSLIHKINKQKIEGKVFIKDATDATGTEISFNSLAPKAEQPYFHIHKKNEETYIILKGYGYFQVDGNCFEIKEGSVIRVAPSGIRGIKNNSDETMIYIVIQSKENSLEEHTTDDGERVTFEPKW comes from the coding sequence ATGAAAACAGTTAAAGAAATTGTTAAAGATAAAAATTATACAGCTATTGATTTAGGAAATTTAGATGAATTAATGGAATATTCTTTAATACATAAAATTAATAAACAAAAAATTGAAGGAAAAGTTTTTATAAAAGATGCAACAGATGCTACAGGCACTGAAATCTCTTTTAATTCTTTAGCTCCAAAAGCTGAACAGCCATATTTTCATATTCATAAAAAAAATGAAGAAACATATATTATTTTAAAAGGTTATGGATATTTTCAAGTAGATGGAAACTGTTTTGAAATAAAAGAGGGTTCTGTTATTCGTGTAGCACCTTCTGGAATTAGAGGCATTAAGAATAACTCTGATGAAACAATGATTTATATAGTTATTCAATCAAAAGAAAATTCATTAGAAGAACATACTACTGATGATGGAGAGAGAGTGACTTTTGAGCCAAAATGGTAA
- the gatA gene encoding Asp-tRNA(Asn)/Glu-tRNA(Gln) amidotransferase subunit GatA — MMTLKEALSLASDDIKKLRDDLTLKIKESKIGAYVEQLTSTDISQSGVGIPIAIKDNINVKNWEITCSSNILKGYISPYNATVIEKLEKAGLSPFGRTNMDEFAMGSSTESSCYGKTLNPIDNEKVPGGSSGGSAAAVAGGIAIAALGTDTGGSIRQPAAYCGCVGMKPTYGRVSRYGITAYSSSLDQCGPITQNVEDAAILYDIISGYDPMDSTSANINYEAVTPKLNSDKKLTIAVIDNFVSQASPAIQKGFQKAVNALEEGGHKIIHKNMLDTQKIVSTYYIVATAEASANLARFDGVRFGNRKGESGLKDMYVQTKSQGFGHEVQKRIMLGSFVLSSGYYDAYYIKAQKVRHLIKDEYSKIFSEADLILSPVAPTTAPKFGSFKTSLEMYLSDIYTISVNLAGLPAISLPVDKDEDGMPIGLQFIANAYEEQTLFDGALSLEKAINYKK, encoded by the coding sequence TTGATGACTTTAAAAGAAGCACTAAGTTTAGCTAGTGATGATATAAAAAAATTAAGAGATGATTTAACTTTAAAAATAAAAGAGAGCAAAATAGGTGCTTATGTTGAACAATTAACTTCAACAGATATTTCGCAATCAGGCGTAGGTATTCCAATAGCAATAAAAGATAATATAAATGTTAAAAATTGGGAAATAACTTGTTCTAGTAATATTTTAAAAGGCTATATTTCACCTTATAATGCAACAGTTATTGAAAAATTAGAAAAAGCAGGTTTAAGTCCATTTGGTAGAACAAATATGGATGAATTTGCGATGGGAAGTTCAACTGAATCTTCTTGTTATGGAAAAACTTTAAATCCAATAGATAATGAAAAAGTTCCAGGTGGAAGTAGTGGAGGAAGTGCTGCAGCTGTTGCTGGTGGTATTGCAATAGCAGCACTTGGAACAGATACTGGTGGTAGTATTAGACAACCTGCAGCTTATTGTGGTTGTGTTGGAATGAAACCAACTTATGGAAGAGTTTCAAGATATGGAATTACAGCTTATTCATCTTCACTTGATCAATGTGGACCAATTACTCAAAATGTTGAAGATGCTGCTATTTTATATGATATTATTTCTGGATATGATCCAATGGATTCAACTTCAGCAAATATCAATTATGAAGCAGTTACTCCAAAACTTAATAGTGATAAAAAACTAACAATTGCTGTTATTGATAACTTTGTATCACAAGCAAGTCCTGCAATACAAAAAGGTTTTCAAAAAGCAGTTAATGCTTTAGAAGAAGGAGGGCATAAAATCATTCATAAAAATATGCTTGATACTCAAAAAATTGTTTCAACTTATTATATAGTTGCAACGGCAGAAGCTAGTGCAAACTTGGCTAGATTTGATGGTGTTAGATTTGGAAATAGAAAAGGTGAGAGTGGATTAAAAGATATGTATGTTCAGACTAAATCGCAAGGTTTTGGACATGAAGTACAAAAAAGAATTATGTTAGGTTCATTTGTTTTAAGTTCTGGATATTATGATGCTTATTATATTAAAGCTCAAAAAGTAAGACATTTAATAAAAGATGAATATTCTAAAATTTTCAGTGAAGCTGATTTGATTTTATCTCCAGTTGCTCCAACAACAGCTCCAAAATTTGGTTCATTTAAAACTTCTTTAGAGATGTATTTAAGTGATATTTATACAATTTCTGTAAACCTTGCAGGACTTCCAGCTATCTCTTTACCTGTTGATAAAGATGAAGATGGAATGCCAATAGGATTACAGTTTATTGCAAATGCATACGAAGAACAAACTTTATTTGATGGTGCTTTATCTTTAGAAAAAGCTATAAATTATAAAAAATAA
- a CDS encoding response regulator transcription factor: MEFLSDKNLLLLEDSDEFIENAVSLFNMFVKKTFVAKNIKEAFKILDEEKINLIISDINLKNENGLDFVEIFRSKNNEIPILVLSGYKDEDLLFRAMTLNLSGYLIKPINFKALLDAFEKCESKIRFNNQTVIELKDGFKYDKNLKRVIKDNEIFELNKKEILFFEMLCENKKKVVTKDMFIKFVYEDEFMSDSALNNFILRIRKRFGKNFLHTIPDIGYKMIV; this comes from the coding sequence ATGGAATTTTTAAGTGATAAAAATCTTTTACTATTAGAAGATAGTGATGAATTTATTGAAAATGCAGTTTCACTATTTAATATGTTTGTAAAAAAAACTTTTGTCGCAAAAAATATAAAAGAAGCTTTTAAAATATTGGATGAAGAAAAAATAAATTTAATAATTTCAGATATAAATTTAAAAAATGAAAATGGTTTAGATTTTGTAGAGATATTTAGAAGTAAAAATAATGAAATACCAATTTTAGTATTATCAGGTTATAAAGATGAAGATTTGTTATTTAGAGCAATGACTTTAAACTTGAGTGGCTATTTGATAAAACCTATAAATTTCAAAGCTTTATTGGATGCTTTTGAAAAATGCGAATCAAAAATAAGATTTAATAATCAAACAGTCATAGAACTAAAAGATGGCTTTAAATATGACAAAAACTTAAAAAGAGTTATAAAAGATAATGAAATTTTTGAATTAAATAAAAAAGAGATTTTGTTTTTTGAAATGTTATGTGAAAACAAAAAAAAGGTTGTTACAAAAGATATGTTCATAAAATTTGTTTATGAAGATGAGTTTATGAGTGATAGTGCTTTAAATAATTTTATTCTAAGAATCAGAAAAAGATTTGGAAAAAACTTTTTGCATACTATTCCTGATATTGGTTACAAAATGATAGTTTAA
- a CDS encoding DNA-directed RNA polymerase subunit alpha, with the protein MKKFAETPFLPTEVEIEAISDNEAKISAYPFEDGFAITLAHPLRRLLLSSSVGCAPIAVKIEGASHEFDSLRGMLEDVAIFVINLKNIKFKINGDKEQVVVEYSFNGPRDIKGEDLINSEVDVVSKDAHLATINSDCNLTFSVILQKGIGYMPSEDIRDIVGADYIPIDAFFTPVKKVVYDIEKMLVEDNPNYEKAVFRVQTNGQISPVTAFKEAVSVMYSQMSVFNKVFDLSEVAVSDSGEEPVELKELVIRIDDLNLSARSFNSLDRAGLKYLGELVLMSEVEVKNIKNLGKKSYDEIAEKLESLGYPVENTLPENVASALRRKLEQLKA; encoded by the coding sequence ATGAAAAAGTTTGCAGAAACTCCGTTTTTACCAACAGAAGTTGAAATAGAAGCTATCAGTGATAATGAGGCTAAAATATCAGCATATCCATTTGAGGATGGTTTTGCAATTACTTTAGCCCACCCTTTGAGAAGATTACTTCTAAGTTCATCAGTTGGTTGTGCGCCAATTGCTGTAAAAATTGAGGGTGCTTCTCATGAGTTTGACTCATTAAGAGGTATGTTAGAAGATGTAGCTATTTTTGTTATAAATTTAAAAAACATTAAATTTAAAATAAATGGTGACAAAGAACAAGTTGTTGTTGAATATTCATTTAATGGACCAAGAGATATTAAAGGTGAAGATTTAATTAACTCTGAAGTTGATGTTGTTTCAAAAGATGCACATTTAGCAACAATTAATAGTGATTGTAATTTAACATTTTCTGTAATTCTTCAAAAAGGTATAGGATATATGCCAAGCGAAGACATTAGAGATATTGTTGGAGCTGATTATATTCCAATTGACGCTTTTTTTACACCTGTTAAAAAAGTAGTTTATGATATAGAAAAAATGTTAGTTGAAGATAATCCTAACTATGAAAAAGCTGTATTTAGAGTACAAACAAATGGACAAATTTCTCCAGTGACTGCATTTAAAGAAGCAGTTTCTGTTATGTATTCTCAAATGTCAGTGTTTAACAAAGTTTTTGATTTATCTGAAGTAGCAGTAAGTGATTCTGGTGAAGAACCAGTTGAATTGAAAGAATTAGTTATAAGAATTGATGATTTAAATTTAAGTGCTAGAAGTTTCAACTCTTTAGATAGAGCTGGACTAAAATACTTAGGTGAATTAGTACTTATGAGTGAAGTTGAAGTAAAAAATATTAAAAATCTTGGGAAAAAATCTTATGATGAAATAGCTGAAAAGTTAGAATCATTAGGATACCCAGTTGAAAATACACTTCCAGAAAATGTTGCTTCTGCATTAAGAAGAAAATTAGAGCAACTAAAAGCATAA